The genomic region GCAACCCATATTTTCCTGGATGggattttgtttctctctccaaAACTTAATTGTACTCTTCTTTCATTACTAAGCTATCACAACTTAGGACATTAAACAATGCACTTTATCTTAGAGTTCAGAGGTGAGAAGTCCAAAACTGGTCTCTTTAGACTAAAACTATAGTGTTACAACTGAGATCTCAGgaaatattttttcccttttgtatcttacaggggtcttcaaactatggcccgcggggcacatattgtatttattcccattttgtttcttcacttctaaataagatatatgcagtgtgcatagaaatttgttcataatttttgtttttactataatctggccctccaacagtctgaaggacagtgaactggccccctgtttaaaaagtttaaggacccctgtTAGAAGCTTCCCTCAAATCTTAACTTGGAGTTCCTTTTTCTGCATTGTCAAGCAGCAAAGTCAAAGGGAATTCTCTTCAGCCTGACCTGTCTTCTGCCTCTCTTCAAATTATATGGACCTGTGTAATGACATTGGTTGTGTGCAATAAATTTCCCCTCATAAAACTGATGAATTAGCAGTGTTAATACTCTACCATTTTAACAAATTCACAGGTTCTAGGAAAGAGAATGTACAAAACATTGATGTATTATTTTCTGGCTCCCTACCACAGTAACCTGTCCTGATAGttgcatttattcatttttttgttatattttgaggTTTTGGGCCACTCTGGACAGTGCTCTGAGTatcatgggatgccaaggatctaatccAGCTCTCTCACATGCAAAGAATGTGTACCATCCCTGTTGACctattctctggcccctttcattATCAGCctttaaaatttcctttcctggaaatggagtgataatacatcaagtaaagtatttgccttgcatacagtaaaTCCAAATTTGTTCCTCAGCACTTCACATGGTTCTTCCAAGCCcctggggtgatccttgagcgtAACAGAGaatagtagagccaggagcaagccctgaatacAACTTACTCCTATAAATATAATAGTACTTACTATTCATTtgaatagtattattttttaatacaatttcatactcaaatgaaaatgaagtaaaACTAGAGGTTGCAGGTCTCTCTGGGTCATAAACATCTATTTATTGAACACTGTAGATAATGTAATAATTCTTCACAGCACAATTTGCTAGATATGTCAATTGATCCTGTAGTGTCCATTCTGTTGACTCTGAAGTGTTGATTCTGTATCCCACCATGCAGGACCAGGAATGCAGTACTCTATGGCGACAGTCTTCCGTGATTATGCACCTGGGGCTGATGGTTCATGCTAGAAGACCTTCTTCTTTTACCACTGCAGCAGCATCTTCAGTACAGAGGGCTCTTCTTGTCCTCCAGGACATAACCATCTATTTCACATCTTGCCTAGGATCAAGACACAGGAAATAGACACTATAGAGCCCTAGGGTCTGAGTCCCATCAGCTACTCACACCCTCCTAAATGGGAGTCTCCCATGGAAAGAGGAGGATCATGAGGCTCATGGCCTTCAGTGGCCACTTGATATATGCTAATGGGTCTTTGTTCCTCTGCCCCCCCCAAAGCGTCTCTTTGTTCCTAATATCCCAGAATCCTATGTAATGTCCTTTAAGGAAAGGGATAGGGATAAAGAAGACCATAGGGGTTCCCCTACTTCTCACCATTCACTCAATACATAACCTGACCCTATGATGCACCTCATCTGCGCATCACAGGGCCTTGGAAGGCCTTATGGCTTTCCATCTGAAGAAGGCATCTGCCAGGAAGGTGGGCATATAGCTCAGGGGTATGAAGATGAATTTGGCATCCCAGCCAGCGGAGTATCTGGTGCGAGGGTGACAGGAGACCAGGGCGTGTTCCATGCAGTCTGTCACCAAGGTCAGATTCTCACACAACTGTGAGTCCAAGTCTTGCAAGGACTTAATTGctatgagaaaagaaagataattaaaatatactctCTATTCCTTATTTTTAAGCTTCGAGTTTATTCattgataatttttaataatttctgtgCCCTCTCAAATTCAGGCTTCACATTACTTCCAtggagagttttttgtttgtttatttttgtttttgggtcatccccagaagtgctcagggattattcctggctctaagctcagaaatttctcctggcaggcacggggaaccatatgggatgctgggattcgaaccactgtccttctgcttgcaaggcaaatgccctacctccatgctatctctctggtcccaggagtttttttaacagtaatatttattttttaaaataaattgtatcacatagttgacataatacatttttcaacatgacagaaagcaaaattattaagaaatacaaaaataatagagaattaaaaaaaatgaaataagaagagagagttcattagcaattatgtttgtaaaaattattgtaccaccaataaagtcattaatacaatagccgaAGGTTTACTATGCtcgctttttgttttctttagagatgggagatacactaaaaataatatgtggtgtgtgtgtgtgtatgtgtgtgtgtgtgtggcagctgTCGTTTGTGGAGGCACAGTATAATATAGTACTTCCATGATTTTTATCTGCATTTCTCAAATATAACCCAGGAACAACTGCAACATGATACCATTCTAATTGGATTTCATGAAATATTTCATCACATGTCCTGAAGATATCGATGGACATTACAAGCCTATCTCCTAAACTCAGGTTCTTTTACACAGGTTCTCATGAATTCAAGAGCATCTGCAACATCTGGTTTTAGTTCTCCCAAAAAAATGAATtctgatgagagagagagagagagggattcCAAGACTAAAAGTCCAGATTTATACCTTGCTTAATATAACCATATATCATAAAGATGGTTGTAAATGTTCTCACTTGTCTATGTCCCCACTGACATAGACAAGGACCCACACTGGCATTAATGAAGGACTGAGACTTCCAGAGAACGATTTGCAACCCTCCAATAGTCCAGAATTTACTTACAGGCTGTCAGGTAGTTCTTGCCATAGATGTCCTTGACTTCTGGACTACACTGATCCCACAAACTGTGGAAAGCCTTTATATGAGTCTCACTATTGGATATGGGAGTCTTAAAGTACCCAGGCTCAATAATAGCCACTTGCATTCCAAAGAATGACACTTCCCTCCTGAAAACagacaagagaaaaataaggttAGATGCCTTGGAAGACAAAGCacacaaagaaacacaatgaaCAGAAACCACATAATTTCATTTAGAACAAAGGTGGTATAAACTCGAAAGTGTGGAGTGTGAAAGTTCAGGCTTTGACACTGGAACAATAGCAGGGTTGATGATATAATCTTTACACAGGGTTTAAACATTTTGCTAAATAACTAATGTATCAAAAGTTTAGCTCTAGATGATTAGACCTACAGAAAATCACCACTTCATCATATACTCTGTTATTTCTAGTCACATCCAAACCATCACTGATCCTGTGATTAACAGCCTGTGCTGTTAATAAGATGTACCCTGGCCTGGCCAGAACACATCCCTAACTCAGGAGCCTTCCTGACTTCTTTGCCAAGAATGAGGTCAGCAAGTCATTGCTTCAAACCTTAACTCAGATCGTCATCCAGAACTATCTGTATTACAGCTGAAAATATGCCCACTGCAGTCTCCACATACTACTTTTATATTGCCTCGCCTTGACTTGCCTCCTCTCCACACTTAATTTGTACTCACAGGAGTTGTCAGAACAAATACAATCCAAGGCTCTAAGCCCATCTCACAGTCTCCTGGATCTCAATGTTATGAGGCTAACATCATGGGGTCCAGGTTTTAGTTCTACTTCAATTCCATTATGTTGAGGCCTCCTCCAGAGAAAGATAAGAGAAGCATTCTTTATAGGTCAGGTTCCATCTGAATACCCAGAACATAGAAATGGATATTTCAAAGCAGATGGAATTTAGGGGGATCAAGGAGAGCCTGGAAGTAGGTGATGGAAGGAAAAGGCTCCCTAGATGTACAGTAGTAGAAGCCCCACAAGATAGTCTCCTATGGCTCTTACCTGAGGGAGTCTGAGAAGGCCTCAATGCCATACTTGGAGATGCAGTAGCCACCACCAATAAAGGACACACGACCCGCAACACTGGAGACATTGACCACACGGCCCTTAGCTTTCAGCAGTTGGGGCAGTAGACTCAGGGTTACCTCAATCACTCCCAACAAGTTCACATCCAATATTTTCACGAAGTCCTGTTTGGTCATCCACAAATTGGGAGCTGTGGGCACTGAGATGCCAGCATTGTTCACCAGACCCCAGAGACCTGGACGCAGGGGATAGAAGAGCAACACTGTGATGTGTCTGGAGAGAGGGTACATCTGGAGGTCCAAAACTGTTCAATGGTGGTCATGGAAAGGTTGCAAGCAATTGGGTAGAACAGAAACAAATGGTTTACCTTCAGCACTGGAGCTCAGGCCCTGCCAGCTGTTAAATTATAGAGAGAGTCTGAGACTTTTGGTTTCACATACCTCTGTTGtagcctcccttttttttttttttataaatattcccctgcatttttttttttatggttctttggaccatacccgtttgatgatcaggagttactcctgactaagcgctcagaaattgcccctggcttggggggaacatttgGCACACCggaggatagaaccgcagtccttccttggttagcgcttgcaaggcagacaccttacctctagtgctacctcactggcccctgcattttttttttttaacacacagggtgacactcagaggttactcctggctgttcgctcagaaatcactcctggattgggagactgtatgggatgctggggatcaaaccatggttcattctaggctagcatgtccaagacagatgccttacccttgggccatgtctctggcccctcttatgtAATTTTATGTGTGTGCAAAGTCTTTCTATACCGTAACTATGCCCTAAATATTAATTACAAGGAGGCCCTGAGCAAGAGGGAAGCGACAGGGAAGAATTTTCAATAAAGAGAAAGTGAATGAATATAATACAATGAATAAAGATCCCAAAGAGTCGCAAAAGGGACTCAGAACCATCTTTGGAGATGCAGTAGCTACCACCAACTATTTTCCAATAAGCTGGAAACATGATTTCTGAATCATTTTGCCACTATTTGAAAACTCCATAAAGTTCTGTTACGTCAGATGAAAATAAGGGGTATTCCTCCAAGTAGGAAACTTGCTCACCAAGACCAATACAGAAAGTACTAAGATTTGTGGCCTCGAGTGCCTGTTGACCCAAGTCAAATCCCCTTTGAGAGCAGTCTAATGGAACTTCGACATTAGCATCAAGAAAAGAGATCTCcttgaaggctggaaggaccagcctatgataacaagcttatcattAAGAGTGGTAAATGGGGCTTGAGAGatcacacagcagtagggccttttccttgcatgcagatgacctggagggacctgtgtttgatctctgacaacccatatggtgccctgagtctgacaggagctatttctctgtgaagagacaggagtaacccagtaacttttgagctctgctgggtgtgaccctcagaCCCCCaagcctaaaaaagaaaaaaaaccctccaaaataTAATGAGTAGTAagtgcagttaagagaaataactacccaaACAGCTACCATGGCAATGATACAGAAACAACAATGTCTTGAACAGAGGCAGGAGGTAGGAGAGGTAGGAAATGAGGGAACAAAGGAGGAGAGAGTTAAACTGGTGAAAGGGGTatgtattttatggctgaaactcaatagGGACATGTTTGTAACCTttgagcttaaataaagaaattatatatatgcaatctaaaacaaaaacaaaaaacaaaagagttcTGTTGCTGAGGATTCAATTACATTTCCTGCCTCATTAGGTCAAAACTCTTTCACAAACCATGAGTGACTGAAATAAAAGATCATGGGATTCAAATCTTGAAAGCCCCCAGGATTCGGCCAGGGAGTACACCTGTGGTCTCCCCTTTAATCACAGAGACATAGACAGACACAGATAGAGCAGCCTGTGATACCTCTGTCTCCCGTGTGCTCTTTCATCCACTGGGTGGCAGCAGCGATGCTCTCTGAGTTGGTGACATCCAGGATCACAGTTTCCAGCCTGTCTGAAGTCTGTGCCTTCAGTGTCTCGGCCCCCTTCTCAGTCAGACACGCAGCCAGCACCCTCAAGCCCCGCAGGTCCAGCTGCTTGGCCAGCAGGTTCCCAAAGCCCGAGTCACAGCCCGTGATGAAGACGTACTTGTCCCACAGCTGGCTCACCACCTGCCTCTCCAGGTACCAGCATAGAAGGGGGTAGAGGCCCACCAGGGCAACCACGTAAAGCCACATAGCCTGGAGAGagtcaggaaagagaaagagtgttTAGGCAGGTGACATGGAAAATGCAGATGTATGTTTGTAGACTAGTCTAAAGGTTTTGctcaccctccctccccactTTTAGTTGAGTGTGTTTTCATTGCATactatactcagggcttcctaAGCTGTTTTCACTTATGACTTCTTTTGCTGCAGAACATTCTataccaggggtggtgaacaggatttttaccctcactcaaaatgacaaaatgcaatatgtatttaatagattattgttaaaattagatgcttttgtgtgagtgcttgtctgttttggcaggttattgcgtggtgtggctctctgaatCTCACAGTTTaacattttggctctttgtgtcgaattttgtttgccacccctgtatACAATCTAGAGTCtattagtatataaataaaatattgatagccCCAAGTAAGTTTATTTGACAACAAAAGTTTTCAAGGTTTTATGACACTAGAAGTGCAAACTATAGTTAGAGAGGCAAGACTCTGCTATTTTGACCAGTCCTACTAGATGCCATTAGATGACTAAGAATTGTCAAATGTATTTCTCCAACCATACTCCCTaacccttctttctctctcctgaaaTTCATGCACATAAGGACCCagaagaattaaataattaagaggcCCTTTTGAtagagctggatggtggtggatggtgatggaggcctttctcctccagctcaggacaCGTGtttctgcaacccccttcagccagcgATCTGCAACTTCAGGATAGAGGCGGATAGAAAACTCACAcgcagtcaggcttccagagagatcatctttattcagccgtggccaacatatgtggcctatgtcataaccatttacgctagATTCCTATTTAGCCCTGccttctaacttgtctttcagccatctctccccCGCTCCTTCTCTATCCATGCAACTCCCCTTTTGTcactgaggccaaaccttttgtaaccttcccaagacccctcctagaAAGGGGagagtctttcttgtaggtaaagtTACATGAAGAATGTGGGGTGGGGTTACAGGACCCTATATCCAGTTCCCCTGTATATCTATACTGGCCAGGAAGCAACAGGAGCTTAGGATTgaagaggggaggaaaaaaagcCTATAGGGACCCTCACTCACCTGGAATCTGCTGGGTTGCAATGCAGCACTATCCTGGGCAGTACTGAAGCGACACAAGCAGTGGCCTTGCACCCTCTGTGGGAGGGGCATAACAGGGGATTGGTGTTAGCTAAAGCTGAGCCCATTGCCTCCTGCTGATTCTCTGCTGTAACAACACTAGAAGGCACAGCTGATAGTGTTCCCTCTTAGCCCATTtctcttctgcactcagaaggtTTTTTGAAGGAAATGGTTGCTTTTATTGGGAAACTTAGAAAAATTCATATGTGCCTAATGTTTttttacatacacatatatacatttatttcagtGTTATAAAGTTGGAAATAGTAAACTTATAGTCTATAAAACTCAAAAGGGTAGATATGTAGCAGGTATCCTCTTATTTTCAACAGTTGACATAAATTGGCATGTTTCATGACTACTCCATGTTTTAGCTAACTGAAAGAATTCCATGAGGGTTTGCAGAGATAAAAAGTACATATAGAATTCAGTTTGTTATGCAGCAGCCTTCAAGATTCAGCTTTGAGCAGCTAGAACGACTCAGCAAAATTACTTCCCCAGAGTTACATTATAGAACCTTTATGTTtaattataatcttttttttttttttttttttttggtttttgggccacacccggcgttgctcaggggttactcctggctgtctgctcagaaatagcttagctcctggcaggcacgggggaccatatgggacactgggatttgaaccaaccacgttaggtcctggatcggcagcttgcaaggcaaacatcgctgtgctatctctccggggcctagttataatcattttaaaaaaaattttattttgaccatattgaataataataatgttttttaattgcACAGTGTTGACTTGATCATTGAactctaactttattttattttaaatttatttttaatgcctcAGGATGTTTGGATTATTTGAGGGGCAGCGCATGGGAGGGACACCTGGCACCGATCAGAGGTTATccgggctctgcacttaggaatcattcctagggACCATAGGAGGATGTCCTTGATGGAACCCATTTGCCGTTGaatatggaaggcaagcacctacaCACTGTACAATCTcaccaattctatttttttattttattgattgatgttAGGTAACTTATAATGCTGCTAATtatggttccttccttccttccttccttccttccttccttccttccttccttccttccttccttccttccttctttctttctttctttctttttgtggtttttcggtcacacccggcagtgctcaggggttcttcctggctccaggctcagaaattgctcctggcaggcatgggggaccatatgggacgccgagattcgaaccgacgacctcctgcatgaaagccaaacgccttacctccatgctatctctccggcccctatttatggtttctcatgcacataattccaacactgcacccatcaccagtgaaccTACTTCCCTTCCCTCAAGGATCCTAACACTGCTCCCTTTCAAACCCTCTCCTCCTACCCACCAACTCAATTTTGTGAATTAGTTTTGCATTTCCTTTGAACCTTTGTAGCTTTCAAACTGTGTACCTTTAATCCACACGAGACATCATcctatatttattctattttgacGGACTTGACTCTGCATGatatgtgttgcaagtcagcccctgaagaggttgcctgatggagggatggaggatgaggcctttctcttccagctcggagcacgcgtctgccaccctgtccaacCGACGGTTGTGAGGTGAAACGACAGTTGTGAGGTGAAACGACGGttgtgaggtgaaacggcgggtaaacagctcgcagacagtcgggctcgtggaaatattcactttattcggtggacaagactgaagtcccaagactcagcttcagttccagccaaaaagcctcggccttccacagacccttgtttttataccccagagtcaggtaccacccaatggtgggatcagataccaaccaatggtggaagcagaatcaggtcctaccctagggtagggcacaatcaccaatccgtttagggtgagtaacatagtaatcccctaaaatatttacatacacaacagatatGCTCTACTTTCATCTATGTTGTTGCAAATTGCACGATTTTATTCTTTCCTATacctgtatagtattccattatatatatatatatatatatatatatatatatatatatgtatacactaaGCCCTATTTTTGCTGTGTTTGGGCCATGTCCAACTGCTGCAAGCggcttctgtcttgcagcgcCAGTGGGATTTGGATGaattcacttcagggagagtgggttgcccaGACCGGCGtagggaaaaatatgaaatatgaaataaatgaaaccacacagagtatgcgGGGGCAACACGTCTCCTGGGAGGAGTCcgacaagtttattttattttattatattttatttatttatttatttatctatttatttatttatttatttattttattttccaaacggGAGTTTTATAGGGGTAATCCAGTCCCAGGTGCAGAGAAGGATATTTACAATTACAAGGCAAGgttaattgcaaaagaaaaggtaacactcagggcaggttttaacaaccaacctcaaatgcaaaacaaggttaggaggaggtaagaaatatctagaaacttgatcttcactGGGCTGGGCTCTATTGTCAAGTACAGGAAGAAACCAAATCTCTTGaaatgtgttttcctattttctgagcagagtcaatttCACCCTTGTTTACcagaaacttcagctgcaaggacatatttgaaatatTGTCTGAACTTTTAGGGTTCTCTATAGCCATAAAAGGGGTTCTcttgtaatctttggtgctggaatttctgagccaaattatttgatagaggccacaattttgcctgagataatgccaagcatctctttggaaattcctcaaccatccacgctgggggaaaaggcgtccacagtgggccttttgaggaaccccatgggggacATTGCAGTTTTCCCCACGTGGAAAATCTAAGGATGCCTCTGGTGTGCTGAATTCATAAAGGTTTATGATGCCATGGTATCCAactatgctcagatattactcctggctctgcactctaaatCATTCTAGGCAGAGCTtagaaaacatatgggatgctgaggatcaaaactgagTTGACTGAGTTgctgagttgaccacatgcaaggctggcTAGATGGCATTTTACTAGCATTTTTCTCTTCatgtccccaccagcactgattgattctgttctttgtgatgtgtgccagtctctgtggtgtgagatggtacctcattgtagttttgagttgcatctccctgatgattaatgatttggagcatttcttcatgtgcctcttggcatttcatatttcttttttgagaaagtgtctattcatttcttctccccatttttttgatcaggttatatatttttcttgttaagttctgtctctaccttgtatatcttagatattagcctctctCTGATGTGTATTGAGTGAgtggtttctcccattcagtggatggcatttgtatcctagtcactatttcctttgaggtgcagaagcttctcagcttaatatagtcccatctgtttatctttgcttccactgttTAGAGAGttatatttcctccttgaagatacctttagtctcaatgtcatgaagagttttaccacatatatttctatataccttatggttttgggtcagatatcaaggtctttaatccatttggatttgctgttagatgaaggtctgagttcccctttttgcatgtggctgaacagttgtcccaacaccgCTTGTTGAAGGCTTTTTTAATTCCTAGTAAAATTTTCTTAACCAGAAGTAAAGGGGGGAAATGCAGCCTATCTTTtcgaaaacctagaagaaatccCTTTGGGGTTAGTCAGACTAATGACTGACCCAAAGCTTGCAGttgaaaaatatgataaaatgctTCCTGGGAAAAGCTACTTTACTTGATTTTAACTGcgtatattttttggggggccaccacacccagcggtgctcaggggttcctcctgactctgcaatcagaaatagctcctggcagagaaatgaagaggctgaggcccTAGCAAATGCTCCAGTAAGTTCTTTATTAAGTCTGGCTGGTCAGGGTCAATGCATGCCCAGAATAGGACAGAGGCAAAGACCTcgtggctttctacatccctccttATATACAATAGGGGGGAAGGGATGTAAAttatctgtgctgttaaatcctttgttgggtatttgtgaattcAAGAACAGTcctcagaatgagaaattacttcccatccccttgtccccttttggggggagaccttgataatatttatctgcagcaaataataatccacacagacaagaaggatagagtgtaaaagattgggcaaagagagcgagagaatcctcttgcagcctgcaaacagctttcacaaaaggacccctctcccctgtccatcaagctatttattgccaactccacagcgcccccacctggaagggctaggtggggcaatagtcacagaataatcctaaggaaatatttttatatacaattattccaagaataatcttatggaaactttttcatata from Suncus etruscus isolate mSunEtr1 chromosome 11, mSunEtr1.pri.cur, whole genome shotgun sequence harbors:
- the LOC126022982 gene encoding retinol dehydrogenase 16-like, with product MWLYVVALVGLYPLLCWYLERQVVSQLWDKYVFITGCDSGFGNLLAKQLDLRGLRVLAACLTEKGAETLKAQTSDRLETVILDVTNSESIAAATQWMKEHTGDRGLWGLVNNAGISVPTAPNLWMTKQDFVKILDVNLLGVIEVTLSLLPQLLKAKGRVVNVSSVAGRVSFIGGGYCISKYGIEAFSDSLRREVSFFGMQVAIIEPGYFKTPISNSETHIKAFHSLWDQCSPEVKDIYGKNYLTASIKSLQDLDSQLCENLTLVTDCMEHALVSCHPRTRYSAGWDAKFIFIPLSYMPTFLADAFFRWKAIRPSKAL